A single Cucumis melo cultivar AY chromosome 4, USDA_Cmelo_AY_1.0, whole genome shotgun sequence DNA region contains:
- the LOC103486357 gene encoding putative receptor protein kinase ZmPK1 yields the protein MFFSFPFLSSLLLASTAVWAAAPAGLQSLTPGNFIAVEDENQFLISPNGTFSSGFYPVGSNSYCYSIWYTNSFEKTVVWMANRDKPVNGEKSRLTLNVDSNLVLTDADGTIVWSTDTTSNGEIQLQLLETGNLVVTNQSQNFIWQSFDFPTDTLLPQQRFLKTSTLISKQNRGVYLSGFYCFKFNDYNVLNLLYNSPSLSGIYWPDTMVTVFVNGRSPYNSSRIAILDEMGGFESSDKLKFNATDYGLGPKRRLTVDFDGVLRLYSLDESTGNWTVTWIPSGARIDPCMVHGLCGDYGICEYDPLPACSCPPGFIRNDPSDWTKGCKPLMNLTCNSINPSKEMDFIALPNTDYFGHDWGYADKFSIEMCKNWCLSSCECTGFGYALDGTGQCYPKMGLRNGYRKPSTAVRMFIKVTKDEYSSSLALRHTTNELNCSASQIVLGTEHMYAEKSNKFRSMGLLVGVVVAIGISELIFVGFGWWNVFRQRVNEELVNMGYIVLAMGFKRFSYDELKRATKNFKQEIGKGGFGTVYKGELDDGRVVAVKRLDGVLQGEAEFWAEVSIIGKINHKNLVKLWGFCADKHHKMLVYEYVKNGSLDKFLFSDSSQVLGLEQRYEIAVGTAKGLSYLHEECLEWVLHCDVKPQNILLDESMEPKVADFGMSKLFREISESGFSKVRGTRGYLAPEWMMNLKIDAKADVYSYGIVVLELLSGKNAYGFESSTVCKDGGRDTDMVKWVMERAEKGEVEKVMDPRLKVEDKQNKKKIEILLKVALLCVKEDRNMRPAMSRVVELLTGYEEPSSHGDVC from the coding sequence atgttcttttcttttccgtTTCTTTCTTCATTACTTCTTGCATCCACCGCCGTTTGGGCGGCTGCTCCGGCGGGGTTGCAGAGTCTGACTCCTGGAAACTTCATAGCCGTTGAGGACGAGAATCAGTTCTTAATATCCCCAAATGGAACTTTTTCATCTGGGTTTTATCCTGTGGGCAGCAATTCTTATTGCTATTCAATTTGGTACACAAATAGCTTCGAAAAAACTGTTGTATGGATGGCCAACAGAGACAAACCAGTTAACGGCGAGAAATCCAGATTGACACTCAACGTCGATTCCAATTTGGTTTTAACCGATGCAGATGGCACAATTGTTTGGTCCACCGATACAACTTCTAATGGTGAAATTCAACTCCAACTTCTTGAAACTGGAAATCTCGTGGTAACGAATCAATCCCAAAATTTCATTTGGCAGAGCTTTGATTTCCCTACAGATACTCTGCTTCCACAACAGAGGTTCCTCAAGACATCAACTTTAATCTCAAAGCAAAATCGAGGTGTATATTTATCAGGATTTTACTGCTTCAAATTCAACGATTACAATGTATTGAATCTTTTGTACAACAGTCCTTCCCTTTCCGGTATCTATTGGCCTGATACAATGGTGACAGTTTTCGTCAATGGTCGATCTCCATATAACAGCTCCAGAATTGCAATTCTAGACGAAATGGGTGGGTTTGAATCCAGTGACAAATTGAAATTCAATGCCACGGATTATGGGTTAGGTCCGAAGAGGAGATTAACGGTTGATTTTGATGGGGTTTTGAGATTATATAGCTTGGATGAATCAACTGGCAACTGGACAGTCACGTGGATTCCTTCAGGTGCGCGTATCGATCCTTGTATGGTTCATGGGTTATGTGGGGATTATGGTATTTGTGAATATGACCCATTACCGGCTTGTTCTTGTCCTCCCGGTTTCATTAGAAACGATCCTTCAGATTGGACTAAAGGGTGTAAACCACTTATGAATTTGACTTGTAATTCTATTAATCCTTCCAAAGAAATGGATTTCATTGCTCTTCCTAATACGGATTACTTTGGGCATGATTGGGGTTATGCAGATAAATTCTCCATTGAAATGTGTAAGAATTGGTGTCTTAGTAGCTGCGAGTGTACAGGATTTGGATATGCACTCGATGGTACAGGACAATGTTATCCCAAAATGGGTCTTCGTAATGGGTATCGAAAGCCCAGTACGGCTGTGCGTATGTTTATTAAGGTCACGAAAGATGAGTACTCATCGTCGTTGGCGCTACGACATACAACAAACGAATTGAATTGCTCTGCTTCACAGATTGTTTTAGGAACAGAGCATATGTATGCAGAGAAGAGTAATAAGTTTCGATCAATGGGGTTGTTAGTTGGAGTGGTGGTTGCTATTGGGATTAGTGAACTCATTTTCGTTGGCTTTGGTTGGTGGAATGTCTTCCGTCAACGAGTGAATGAAGAATTGGTTAATATGGGTTACATCGTATTAGCCATGGGGTTCAAAAGATTTTCATACGATGAATTGAAGAGAGCTACTAAAAATTTCAAGCAAGAGATTGGGAAAGGAGGGTTTGGAACTGTTTACAAAGGAGAATTAGATGATGGAAGAGTTGTAGCAGTGAAGAGATTGGATGGTGTTTTACAAGGAGAAGCAGAGTTTTGGGCTGAAGTTAGCATAATTGGGAAGATTAATCACAAAAACTTAGTGAAATTATGGGGTTTTTGTGCTGATAAACACCATAAAATGTTGGTTTATGAGTATGTAAAAAATGGGTCATTGGACAAATTTCTATTCTCTGATTCATCTCAAGTGTTGGGATTAGAACAGAGATATGAGATTGCAGTTGGAACAGCAAAAGGGTTGTCTTATTTACATGAAGAATGTCTTGAATGGGTTCTTCATTGTGATGTCAAGCCTCAAAATATACTTCTTGATGAATCCATGGAGCCAAAAGTTGCTGATTTTGGGATGTCGAAGCTGTTTCGAGAGATTAGTGAAAGTGGTTTCTCAAAGGTGAGAGGGACCAGGGGTTATTTAGCTCCAGAGTGGATGATGAATCTTAAAATTGATGCAAAGGCAGATGTTTACAGTTATGGGATTGTTGTATTGGAACTTTTAAGTGGAAAGAACGCATATGGTTTTGAATCGTCTACTGTTTGTAAAGATGGTGGAAGGGATACAGATATGGTGAAATGGGTAATGGAAAGAGCAGAGAAAGGTGAGGTTGAGAAAGTGATGGATCCGAGATTGAAGGTGGAAGATAAGCAAAATAAGAAGAAGATTGAAATATTGTTGAAAGTGGCTTTGTTATGTGTGAAGGAAGATAGAAATATGAGGCCTGCTATGAGTAGAGTTGTTGAACTCCTTACTGGCTATGAAGAACCAAGCTCACATGGAGATGTTTGTTGA
- the LOC103486358 gene encoding serine/threonine-protein kinase ATG1c isoform X2, producing MAPEIMQLQKYDAKADLWSVGAILFQLVTGRTPFTGNNQIQLLQNIVKSTELHFPSDINDLSNDCKDLCRKLLRRNPVERLTFEEFFKHPFLCANQADESLRSKRSSRLLDEFPFSESDPASKMEENSQDEYLPFSLDDDSSGPEGSPSLRRMSSMKSTYGFSPDKKVDRGTRGTTSRHSSVPDKMESATLISDTRVQLERDVHSDRSLNSVLGSVNPRSVNNRPRVVDSVESIDQDYVIVSGPPMDDPSSTLPSASRPIPSHKSQSPPQTSISLGTALTAPMPIIGRATTTTSSYRMGSLGSQSSAPGSMDIEDTLEQPSANCRARVKSLQQSASTITELVKEKITAGRQLEAFSIQLVILAIWKKALDICHTQAASALEGSPGQGSAEFRRSLSKKQGSPLGKESRLIVSPHQPVDISSQVEREFLREVEYAEELAKVVEPGKTEMPDAIETVFQSALAFGRHGGVEELMGEMESAAALYSKAAQLLVFLLVEAPSLILNPPFSLTNSDRYRLRSYIEILYNRQGYLRSQRLALLKCESQQSPP from the exons ATGGCTCCAGAGATCATGCAACTTCAGAAGTATGATGCCAAG GCAGATCTCTGGAGCGTTGGTGCTATATTATTCCAGCTTGTAACAGGAAGAACTCCATTCACAGGCAACAACCAAATACAG TTGCTTCAGAACATTGTCAAATCAACCGAATTACATTTCCCTTCGGATATTAATGACTTGAGTAATGACTGCAAGGATCTGTGCAGGAAATTGCTGCGTCGTAATCCAG TGGAGCGATTGACATTTGAAGAATTTTTTAAACACCCCTTCCTGTGTGCTAATCAAGCTGATGAGTCGTTGAG AAGTAAGAGGTCATCGAGATTACTGGATGAATTTCCTTTTTCAGAATCTGATCCTGCTAGTAAAATGGAGGAAAATTCACAAGATGAATATCTACCTTTCTCTCTAGATGATGACTCTAGTGGTCCTGAAGGGAGTCCCTCCTTAaggaggatgtcgtcaatgaagtcTACTTATGGATTTTCCCCTGATAAAAAAGTTGATAGAGGGACCAGAGGTACTACTTCCAGGCACAGCAGCGTTCCAGATAAAATGGAAAGTGCTACTCTGATTTCAGATACGCGTGTTCAGTTGGAAAGAGATGTACATTCTGATAGAAGTTTGAACAGTGTTTTAGGATCTGTGAACCCACGATCAGTGAACAATCGGCCTAGAG TTGTGGATTCGGTGGAGTCGATCGATCAAGATTATGTTATTGTATCTGGACCCCCCATGGATGATCCCTCATCAACCTTGCCAAGTGCTTCTAGGCCAATCCCTTCTCACAAATCACAGAGTCCCCCACAAACATCAATAAGTTTAGGTACCGCATTAACTGCACCGATGCCCATAATTGGCAGAGCTACTACTACTACTAGTAGTTACCGAATGGGAAGCTTGGGAAGTCAAAGTTCTGCTCCAGGGTCAATGGATATAGAAGATACTTTGGAACAGCCATCTGCAAATTGCAGAGCAAGGGTCAAGTCATTGCAGCAGTCTGCTTCCACCATTACAGAATTAGTGAAGGAAAAG ATCACTGCAGGTAGACAGCTTGAAGCATTCTCAATTCAGCTTGTTATTCTTGCAATATGGAAAAAAGCTTTGGACATATGCCATACACAGGCTGCTTCAGCTTTAGAAGGAAGTCCCGGCCAAGGCTCTGCAGAATTTAGGAGAAGCCTTAGCAAGAAGCAAGGAAGTCCTCTTGGAAAGGAATCTCGTCTTATTGTTAGCCCACATCAGCCAGTGGACATCTCTTCTCAAGTTGAGAGGGAGTTTCTTCGGGAAGTTGAATATGCTGAAGAACTTGCCAAGGTTGTTGAGCCCG GTAAGACAGAAATGCCAGATGCAATAGAGACGGTATTTCAATCAGCTCTAGCTTTTGGGAGGCATGGAGGC GTTGAGGAGCTCATGGGTGAAATGGAAAGTGCAGCTGCCTTGTATTCAAAAGCTGCACAATTACTAGTTTTCCTTCTCGTGGAAGCACCATCTCTCATTCTAAATCCACCATTTTCACTTACGAATTCGGACCGATACAGGCTGCGAAGTTACATTGAAATTCTTTATAATAGGCAAGGTTACTTGAGGTCTCAAAGATTGGCTCTTTTGAAGTGTGAGAGTCAACAAAGTCCTCCCTGA
- the LOC103486358 gene encoding serine/threonine-protein kinase ATG1c isoform X1 — protein MAHSTGRTRVVADYLVGRQIGSGSFSVVWHARHRVHGTEVAIKEISMSRLSKKLQDSLMSEIFILKRINHPNIIRLFDIIEVPGKIHLVLEYCRGGDLSFYIQQRHGRIPEAVAKHFLQQLAAGLKILRDNNLIHRDLKPQNLLLSTSEENSVLKIADFGFARSLQPRGLAETLCGSPLYMAPEIMQLQKYDAKADLWSVGAILFQLVTGRTPFTGNNQIQLLQNIVKSTELHFPSDINDLSNDCKDLCRKLLRRNPVERLTFEEFFKHPFLCANQADESLRSKRSSRLLDEFPFSESDPASKMEENSQDEYLPFSLDDDSSGPEGSPSLRRMSSMKSTYGFSPDKKVDRGTRGTTSRHSSVPDKMESATLISDTRVQLERDVHSDRSLNSVLGSVNPRSVNNRPRVVDSVESIDQDYVIVSGPPMDDPSSTLPSASRPIPSHKSQSPPQTSISLGTALTAPMPIIGRATTTTSSYRMGSLGSQSSAPGSMDIEDTLEQPSANCRARVKSLQQSASTITELVKEKITAGRQLEAFSIQLVILAIWKKALDICHTQAASALEGSPGQGSAEFRRSLSKKQGSPLGKESRLIVSPHQPVDISSQVEREFLREVEYAEELAKVVEPGKTEMPDAIETVFQSALAFGRHGGVEELMGEMESAAALYSKAAQLLVFLLVEAPSLILNPPFSLTNSDRYRLRSYIEILYNRQGYLRSQRLALLKCESQQSPP, from the exons ATGGCTCATTCTACAGGGAGAACTCGGGTGGTGGCGGACTATTTGGTTGGTCGGCAAATTGGGTCTGGTTCATTCTCGGTGGTCTGGCATGCGAGGCATCGAGTTCATGGAACGGAGGTGGCGATCAAGGAAATTTCTATGAGCCGCCTCAGTAAGAAATTGCAGGATAGTCTTATGTCCGAGATCTTTATCTTGAAGAGGATTAATCATCCTAATATCATCCGATTGTTCGATATCATTGAG GTTCCTGGGAAGATACATCTGGTACTGGAGTACTGTAGAGGTGGGGacctttctttttatattcaGCAGCGCCATGGAAGAATCCCTGAAGCCGTTGCTAAGCACTTCTTGCAGCAGCTTG CGGCTGGCTTAAAAATTCTTCGTGACAATAATCTTATACACAGAGATCTTAAACCACAG AATCTCCTGCTTTCTACAAGTGAAGAGAATTCGGTTTTGAAGATTGCTGATTTTGGATTTGCAAG ATCTCTGCAACCTAGAGGACTTGCAGAAACCTTGTGTGGCTCACCACTTTACATGGCTCCAGAGATCATGCAACTTCAGAAGTATGATGCCAAG GCAGATCTCTGGAGCGTTGGTGCTATATTATTCCAGCTTGTAACAGGAAGAACTCCATTCACAGGCAACAACCAAATACAG TTGCTTCAGAACATTGTCAAATCAACCGAATTACATTTCCCTTCGGATATTAATGACTTGAGTAATGACTGCAAGGATCTGTGCAGGAAATTGCTGCGTCGTAATCCAG TGGAGCGATTGACATTTGAAGAATTTTTTAAACACCCCTTCCTGTGTGCTAATCAAGCTGATGAGTCGTTGAG AAGTAAGAGGTCATCGAGATTACTGGATGAATTTCCTTTTTCAGAATCTGATCCTGCTAGTAAAATGGAGGAAAATTCACAAGATGAATATCTACCTTTCTCTCTAGATGATGACTCTAGTGGTCCTGAAGGGAGTCCCTCCTTAaggaggatgtcgtcaatgaagtcTACTTATGGATTTTCCCCTGATAAAAAAGTTGATAGAGGGACCAGAGGTACTACTTCCAGGCACAGCAGCGTTCCAGATAAAATGGAAAGTGCTACTCTGATTTCAGATACGCGTGTTCAGTTGGAAAGAGATGTACATTCTGATAGAAGTTTGAACAGTGTTTTAGGATCTGTGAACCCACGATCAGTGAACAATCGGCCTAGAG TTGTGGATTCGGTGGAGTCGATCGATCAAGATTATGTTATTGTATCTGGACCCCCCATGGATGATCCCTCATCAACCTTGCCAAGTGCTTCTAGGCCAATCCCTTCTCACAAATCACAGAGTCCCCCACAAACATCAATAAGTTTAGGTACCGCATTAACTGCACCGATGCCCATAATTGGCAGAGCTACTACTACTACTAGTAGTTACCGAATGGGAAGCTTGGGAAGTCAAAGTTCTGCTCCAGGGTCAATGGATATAGAAGATACTTTGGAACAGCCATCTGCAAATTGCAGAGCAAGGGTCAAGTCATTGCAGCAGTCTGCTTCCACCATTACAGAATTAGTGAAGGAAAAG ATCACTGCAGGTAGACAGCTTGAAGCATTCTCAATTCAGCTTGTTATTCTTGCAATATGGAAAAAAGCTTTGGACATATGCCATACACAGGCTGCTTCAGCTTTAGAAGGAAGTCCCGGCCAAGGCTCTGCAGAATTTAGGAGAAGCCTTAGCAAGAAGCAAGGAAGTCCTCTTGGAAAGGAATCTCGTCTTATTGTTAGCCCACATCAGCCAGTGGACATCTCTTCTCAAGTTGAGAGGGAGTTTCTTCGGGAAGTTGAATATGCTGAAGAACTTGCCAAGGTTGTTGAGCCCG GTAAGACAGAAATGCCAGATGCAATAGAGACGGTATTTCAATCAGCTCTAGCTTTTGGGAGGCATGGAGGC GTTGAGGAGCTCATGGGTGAAATGGAAAGTGCAGCTGCCTTGTATTCAAAAGCTGCACAATTACTAGTTTTCCTTCTCGTGGAAGCACCATCTCTCATTCTAAATCCACCATTTTCACTTACGAATTCGGACCGATACAGGCTGCGAAGTTACATTGAAATTCTTTATAATAGGCAAGGTTACTTGAGGTCTCAAAGATTGGCTCTTTTGAAGTGTGAGAGTCAACAAAGTCCTCCCTGA
- the LOC103486356 gene encoding putative receptor protein kinase ZmPK1, producing the protein MLPSYFLLSLLAAFSSAFATPSLMGMKRLTSGNSIAVDNENQFLISPSGTFSSGFYRVGNNSYCFSIWFTNSFDKTVVWMANRDKPVNGEKSRLTLNFDSNLVLTDADDTVIWSTDTTSDGEIELRLLETGNLVVMNQSQHFIWQSFDFPTDTLLPTQRFLKTSTLISMRSRGTYLSGFYYFKFNDDNILNLIFNGPSLSSIYWPYTLVLAFVNGRNPYNSSRIAILDETGSFESSDGFQFNATDDGVGPKRRLTMDYDGVLRLYSLDESTGNWKITWLPGGRIDACMVHGLCGDYGICEYNPFPTCTCPPGFSRNDPSDWTKGCKPPFNFTCDSNYNSSSSKEFDFIPLPNTDYFGYDWGYAPGVPIEICKNICLTNCECAGFGYAMDGSAQCYPKTALRNGYRKPDTAVQMFMKVPESLGRSWLELKSSSELNCSDSELFLNTHVYGERGDRFRYMGLLIGLVVTVGASELIFIGFGWWFIFRKRVNEELVNMGYIVLAMGFKRFSYYEMKRATKNFKQEIGKGGFGTVYKGELEDGRIVAVKRLEGVLQGDAEFWAEVSIIGKINHKNLVKLWGFCADKHHKMLVYEYVENGSLDKHLFSNDSNEELSLGLEQRYEIAVGTAKGLSYLHEECLEWVLHCDIKPQNILLDEDLEAKVADFGMSKLFREINESGFSKVRGTRGYLAPEWMMNLKIDAKADVYSYGIVVLELISGKNASIFRWLGSEEEEECTDLVKWIMKRIEKGEVKKVVDPRLKVENEEQNKKMEILLKVAVECVREDRNSRPAMSQIVELLTSYEQSNFHGDIE; encoded by the coding sequence ATGTTGCCTTCGTATTTCTTGCTTTCTCTTCTTGCTGCATTCTCCTCTGCTTTTGCAACTCCATCTTTAATGGGGATGAAGAGGCTAACTTCAGGAAACTCCATTGCCGTTGACAACGAAAACCAGTTCCTAATTTCTCCAAGTGGAACTTTTTCATCTGGGTTTTACCGTGTTGGCAACAATTCGTATTGTTTCTCAATATGGTTCACAAATAGCTTCGATAAAACTGTCGTATGGATGGCAAACAGAGACAAACCCGTTAATGGAGAAAAATCTCGATTGACCCTCAATTTCGATTCCAATTTGGTTTTAACCGATGCAGACGACACTGTCATTTGGTCAACCGACACAACTTCCGACGGCGAAATCGAGCTTCGACTTCTCGAAACGGGAAATCTCGTAGTGATGAATCAATCACAACATTTCATTTGGCAGAGCTTCGATTTCCCTACAGATACTCTTCTTCCAACTCAACGTTTTCTCAAGACATCAACTTTGATCTCAATGAGAAGCCGAGGAACGTATTTATCAGGCTTTTATTACTTCAAATTCAACGACGACAACATTCTGAATCTCATTTTCAATGGCCCTTCACTCTCCAGTATCTATTGGCCTTATACATTGGTACTCGCCTTTGTAAACGGCCGAAATCCTTACAATAGTTCAAGAATAGCAATTCTTGACGAAACAGGAAGCTTTGAATCCAGCGATGGATTCCAATTCAATGCTACAGATGATGGGGTTGGTCCAAAGAGGAGATTAACGATGGATTATGATGGGGTTTTGAGATTATACAGCCTTGATGAATCAACTGGAAATTGGAAGATCACTTGGCTTCCTGGTGGGCGAATTGATGCATGTATGGTTCATGGGTTATGTGGAGATTATGGAATTTGTGAATATAATCCATTCCCAACTTGTACTTGTCCACCTGGTTTTTCTAGAAACGATCCTTCAGATTGGACAAAAGGGTGTAAACCCCCTTTTAATTTCACCTGTGATTCAAATTATAATTCCAGTTCTTCCAAGGAATTTGATTTCATTCCCCTGCCTAACACAGACTACTTCGGATATGATTGGGGTTATGCACCAGGTGTGCCTATTGAAATATGCAAGAACATTTGTCTTACTAATTGTGAGTGCGCTGGTTTTGGATATGCAATGGATGGGTCAGCACAATGTTATCCCAAAACCGCTCTGCGTAATGGGTATCGAAAGCCCGACACGGCGGTGCAAATGTTTATGAAGGTTCCGGAAAGTTTGGGGAGGAGTTGGCTGGAGTTAAAATCTTCTAGTGAATTGAATTGTTCGGATTCGGAGCTTTTTTTGAATACTCATGTGTATGGAGAGAGAGGTGATAGGTTTCGATATATGGGTTTGTTAATTGGATTAGTAGTAACTGTTGGAGCGAGTGAGCTTATTTTCATTGGTTTTGGTTGGTGGTTCATTTTTCGAAAGCGAGTGAATGAAGAATTGGTTAATATGGGTTACATAGTATTAGCCATGGGGTTTAAAAGATTCTCATACTATGAAATGAAGAGAGCTACCAAAAATTTCAAGCAAGAGATTGGGAAAGGAGGATTTGGAACAGTTTACAAAGGAGAATTGGAAGATGGAAGAATTGTAGCTGTGAAGAGATTAGAAGGTGTTTTACAAGGCGATGCAGAGTTTTGGGCAGAGGTTAGTATAATTGGAAAGATAAACCACAAAAACTTAGTGAAATTATGGGGCTTTTGCGCTGACAAGCACCATAAAATGTTGGTTTATGAGTATGTGGAAAATGGGTCATTGGACAAACATTTGTTCTCAAATGATTCAAATGAAGAATTATCGTTGGGATTGGAACAAAGATACGAAATTGCAGTTGGAACTGCAAAAGGTTTGTCATATTTGCATGAAGAATGTCTAGAATGGGTTCTACATTGTGATATCAAACCTCAAAACATACTTCTTGACGAAGATTTGGAAGCGAAGGTAGCAGATTTCGGAATGTCGAAACTGTTTCGAGAAATCAATGAAAGTGGATTCTCAAAGGTAAGGGGAACAAGAGGTTACTTAGCTCCTGAATGGATGATGAATCTTAAGATTGATGCAAAGGCAGATGTTTATAGTTATGGGATTGTTGTGTTGGAGCTTATTAGTGGGAAAAATGCATCTATTTTTCGATGGTTAGGGAGTGAGGAAGAAGAGGAATGTACAGATTTAGTAAAATGGATAATGAAGAGGATTGAAAAAGGAGAGGTTAAGAAAGTGGTGGATCCGAGATTGAAAGTGGAAAACGAAGAGCAAAACAAAAAGATGGAGATATTGTTGAAAGTGGCCGTTGAATGTGTAAGAGAAGATCGAAATTCGAGGCCTGCTATGAGTCAAATTGTGGAACTCCTTACTTCCTACGAACAATCCAACTTCCATGGAGATATTGAATAA
- the LOC103486359 gene encoding PRA1 family protein A1-like, translating to MDWGNVTAEDLVDALREVDWSSPPRPISEFFSRFTIPRSSAKWNSRLKCNLYYYRTNYFIMIVFILALGFLRRPLAIVAAFLTALSIAFLNDSFAGTFSEKVTRTVRQFSPHMAAKMRPPLTPVIRGRPSAKRAIYICGRPRWVFVLVFSSVSFLLWFISCGLLTVLWSLSFGLLATLLHASFRTPNLKARLNTFREEFRAVWRNYSEL from the exons ATGGATTGGGGAAACGTTACTGCCGAGGATCTCGTCGATGCGCTTCGAGAAGTCGATTGGTCATCGCCTCCTCGCCCTATCTCCGAGTTCTTCTCCAGGTTCACCATCCCCCGATCTTCCGCCAAGTGGAACAGCCGTCTCAAGTGCAATCTCTATTA TTACCGAACCAACTATTTCATTATGATCGTTTTCATTCTTG CCCTGGGTTTTCTACGAAGGCCACTTGCTATTGTTGCTGCTTTTCTCACAGCACTCAGCATCGCTTTTCTAAACGACAG TTTTGCAGGCACATTCAGTGAAAAAGTAACCAGAACTGTTAGACAATTCTCTCCGCACATGGCTGCAAAGATGAGGCCTCCTCTTAC GCCTGTTATCCGTGGACGTCCATCAGCTAAAAGAGCAATATACATATGCGGACGTCCTCGATGGGTTTTTGTCTTGGTGTTCTCTTCTG TGAGTTTCCTACTCTGGTTCATTTCTTGTGGCCTTTTGACTGTACTTTGGTCACTTTCATTTGGACTTCTCG CAACGTTGCTTCATGCAAGCTTCAGAACACCTAATTTGAAAGCACGTCTAAACACATTCCGTGAGGAATTCCGTGCTGTTTGGCGCAATTATAGTGAACTGTAG